The Solibacillus sp. FSL W7-1436 genome window below encodes:
- the prli42 gene encoding stressosome-associated protein Prli42, producing MSNKKFQKIVVYSMVVIMLISTVAMGVAAIM from the coding sequence ATGAGCAACAAAAAGTTTCAAAAAATAGTCGTTTATTCAATGGTTGTTATCATGTTAATCTCAACTGTTGCAATGGGTGTCGCAGCAATTATGTAA
- a CDS encoding aromatic acid exporter family protein, which yields MKKFSIGYRTLKTAIGAAVAIAIAQYFDLQFFTAAGILTILSIQPTKRKSLHAVYTRIVSTFIGIAYAFIFFEIFGYSPVVLGIVMILFIPTIVSLKVVEGFISSSVIMMHIYLTANFTVDLLINEFCLMAIGYGVGLVVNMYMPDIQQGLYYHREKLESLLKKILAEIAGYLRDGDTLWDGHELIEMAKVVEAGKALAFQDVENHVTRKENTFYLYFDMRERQLEIIERVLPKITTLPVMTEQATLIAAFIEDLSENVHSGNTASRFLEKLDKVKEEFAKMPLPNDHETFLAMAALYQFIEEMDEYLVIKQSFRGMK from the coding sequence ATGAAGAAATTTTCAATCGGCTATCGTACATTAAAAACAGCCATTGGTGCTGCTGTTGCGATAGCAATTGCCCAATATTTTGATTTGCAGTTTTTCACGGCAGCTGGTATTCTGACGATTTTAAGCATTCAACCAACAAAACGTAAATCTCTCCATGCAGTGTATACCCGGATTGTTTCAACATTTATCGGGATCGCTTATGCATTTATATTTTTCGAAATATTCGGTTATTCGCCGGTTGTTTTGGGGATTGTTATGATTCTTTTCATTCCGACAATTGTTTCACTGAAAGTTGTGGAAGGTTTTATCTCCAGTTCGGTCATTATGATGCACATTTATTTGACTGCCAATTTTACGGTCGATTTGCTAATTAATGAATTTTGCTTAATGGCAATCGGTTATGGGGTTGGGTTAGTCGTAAATATGTACATGCCGGATATCCAGCAGGGCCTGTATTATCACCGCGAAAAATTGGAGTCGCTATTGAAGAAAATTCTTGCGGAAATCGCCGGATATTTGAGAGATGGCGATACATTATGGGACGGTCATGAACTGATTGAGATGGCAAAAGTGGTCGAGGCAGGAAAAGCGCTGGCATTCCAGGATGTTGAAAACCACGTGACTCGTAAGGAAAATACATTTTATCTGTATTTTGATATGCGTGAAAGACAGCTGGAAATTATCGAGCGGGTTTTGCCGAAAATTACGACACTGCCGGTGATGACCGAGCAGGCTACATTAATTGCAGCTTTTATTGAGGACTTGAGCGAGAACGTCCACTCGGGAAATACGGCAAGCCGCTTTTTGGAAAAGCTCGACAAAGTAAAAGAAGAGTTCGCCAAAATGCCATTGCCAAATGATCACGAAACATTCCTCGCAATGGCCGCATTGTACCAGTTCATCGAAGAAATGGATGAATACCTGGTCATCAAGCAATCGTTCAGGGGGATGAAATAA
- a CDS encoding methylmalonyl-CoA mutase family protein yields MNMKEIEFQTASYEQWKEEAVKALKGKPFESLFTKTIENITLDPLYTEESLIEKLGDQLEKQVSTIRSLTKQTSFTVAQQIAGDDAVSFFANIEESLSRGNEMITINSPVAFDWSEQDSEKLASYLSENSFKFTVASAEDAVLDVFNYIDEAKRNDVVGYIVSPETVVLADYPNVRTFGANTIPFHNDGANAVQELAIALAQAAKLANTVEDFKAFEQKFFVQFAVDTQFFAEVAKLRAFKVIWKAFASAFGNEASAVPVVVETSVRSFSKYDVYVNLLRAGNEAFSAAIGGADVITVHPHDALTGVSGQSVRIARNVSLVTKEESHVTNVIDPSGGSYFIESLTADYVKEAWALFLEIEIAGGLEAYGISAQIEEVYQARMKQVETRKHSLIGTNIYANPQDTVATTENAQFADVKRLAVPFENLRATYAQTGIKTAILTFGELKNYKPRADFVQGFFATAGVVAYQTAGFQTIEDATTWLASADYDYVVVAATDEDTKAIMPALLENKKQSVVLDAAGKYKEDEAAWTANGLNGFIYAGQNIARKLSDVVMSVKGVQQ; encoded by the coding sequence ATGAATATGAAAGAGATCGAATTTCAAACAGCCAGCTATGAGCAGTGGAAGGAAGAAGCGGTAAAAGCATTAAAAGGAAAACCGTTTGAATCCTTATTTACAAAGACAATTGAAAATATCACGCTTGACCCACTTTATACAGAAGAAAGCTTAATCGAAAAATTGGGAGACCAACTGGAGAAACAAGTATCTACAATCCGTTCTTTAACAAAACAGACAAGCTTCACTGTTGCACAGCAAATCGCCGGCGATGATGCAGTCAGCTTTTTTGCCAATATCGAGGAAAGCTTATCACGCGGCAATGAAATGATTACGATCAACAGCCCGGTTGCATTTGACTGGTCTGAACAGGACAGCGAAAAACTCGCTTCTTATTTATCGGAAAATTCATTTAAATTTACTGTCGCTTCTGCTGAAGATGCAGTGCTGGATGTATTCAACTATATTGACGAGGCTAAACGCAATGACGTTGTAGGCTATATTGTTTCACCTGAAACAGTAGTATTGGCTGACTATCCAAACGTCCGCACGTTTGGTGCAAATACGATTCCGTTCCATAATGACGGCGCAAATGCGGTACAAGAGCTTGCGATTGCGCTTGCACAAGCAGCTAAGCTTGCCAATACGGTAGAAGATTTTAAAGCATTTGAACAGAAGTTTTTCGTACAGTTCGCTGTCGATACACAATTCTTTGCAGAAGTCGCAAAACTTCGTGCCTTCAAAGTAATATGGAAAGCGTTTGCTTCAGCATTCGGCAATGAAGCAAGTGCTGTACCGGTCGTAGTGGAAACTTCGGTGCGCAGCTTCTCGAAATATGATGTGTATGTAAACTTATTACGTGCAGGCAATGAAGCGTTCTCGGCAGCAATCGGCGGTGCAGATGTTATTACAGTACATCCGCATGATGCATTGACAGGTGTTTCGGGGCAGTCGGTCCGAATTGCTCGTAATGTTTCCCTTGTTACGAAAGAAGAGTCGCATGTAACAAATGTCATCGATCCATCAGGCGGTTCGTACTTTATCGAATCATTAACAGCAGACTATGTTAAAGAAGCATGGGCACTGTTTTTGGAAATCGAAATTGCCGGCGGACTGGAAGCATACGGTATCAGTGCACAAATTGAGGAAGTATATCAGGCGCGCATGAAACAAGTGGAAACACGCAAGCATTCACTGATCGGTACAAATATTTATGCAAATCCGCAAGATACAGTAGCAACAACTGAAAATGCTCAGTTTGCAGATGTGAAACGTCTTGCCGTTCCATTTGAAAACTTGCGTGCTACTTATGCACAAACTGGAATCAAGACAGCGATTTTAACATTCGGCGAACTGAAAAACTACAAGCCGCGAGCAGATTTTGTACAAGGATTCTTCGCAACAGCAGGCGTTGTAGCATATCAAACAGCAGGATTCCAAACAATTGAGGATGCAACAACTTGGCTGGCAAGTGCCGACTATGACTATGTAGTCGTAGCTGCAACAGATGAAGATACAAAAGCGATTATGCCGGCATTACTTGAAAACAAAAAACAATCGGTTGTATTGGATGCAGCAGGTAAATATAAAGAAGATGAAGCGGCATGGACTGCAAACGGCTTGAACGGCTTTATCTATGCAGGTCAGAATATCGCCCGCAAGCTGTCGGATGTCGTGATGAGCGTGAAGGGGGTACAACAATGA
- a CDS encoding alpha-ketoacid dehydrogenase subunit beta: protein MPVISYIDAINLAMKEEMERDDRVFVLGEDVGLKGGVFKATTGLYDQFGEARVLDTPLAESAIAGVAIGAAMYGMRPIAEMQFADFIMPAVNQIVSEAAKIRYRSNNDWSCPLVVRAPFGGGIHGALYHSQSVEAMFAGTPGLKIVIPSTPYDAKGLLKAAIRDPDPVLFFEHKRAYRLIKGEVPTDDYTLPIGKADVKREGDDVTVITYGLAVHFALQAAERLAKDGIETHILDLRTVYPLDQEAIIEAARKTGKVLLITEDNKEGSILGEVAAIIAEHCLFELDAPIKRLAGPDVPAMPYAPTMEKFFMINPDKVEKAIRELAEF from the coding sequence ATGCCGGTAATTTCTTATATTGATGCGATTAACTTAGCGATGAAAGAAGAAATGGAGCGAGATGACCGCGTCTTCGTATTAGGTGAAGATGTCGGGTTAAAAGGCGGCGTGTTCAAAGCGACAACGGGCCTGTATGACCAGTTCGGCGAAGCGCGTGTACTGGATACACCGTTAGCGGAAAGTGCGATTGCCGGTGTTGCAATCGGTGCAGCGATGTACGGCATGCGCCCGATTGCTGAAATGCAGTTTGCGGACTTTATCATGCCTGCTGTAAACCAGATTGTTTCGGAAGCGGCAAAAATCCGTTACCGTTCCAACAATGACTGGAGCTGTCCATTAGTTGTGCGCGCGCCATTTGGTGGGGGGATTCATGGTGCCCTTTATCATTCACAATCGGTTGAAGCAATGTTTGCAGGGACACCAGGATTGAAGATTGTCATTCCGTCAACACCATATGACGCGAAAGGACTGTTGAAAGCAGCTATTCGCGATCCGGATCCTGTACTGTTTTTCGAACATAAACGTGCATACCGCCTTATTAAAGGGGAAGTGCCGACAGATGATTATACATTGCCGATCGGAAAAGCCGATGTGAAGCGTGAAGGTGATGATGTAACGGTCATTACGTACGGCCTTGCAGTGCATTTTGCATTACAGGCAGCAGAACGCCTTGCAAAAGACGGCATCGAAACGCATATTTTAGATTTGCGTACCGTTTACCCGTTGGATCAGGAAGCTATTATTGAAGCGGCAAGAAAAACAGGAAAAGTCCTTCTAATTACAGAGGATAACAAAGAGGGCAGCATTCTCGGTGAAGTGGCAGCCATTATTGCAGAGCATTGCCTATTTGAACTGGATGCACCGATCAAGCGTCTCGCAGGTCCGGATGTACCTGCAATGCCATACGCACCAACAATGGAAAAGTTCTTCATGATTAATCCTGACAAAGTAGAAAAAGCAATTCGCGAACTCGCTGAATTCTAG
- the scpA gene encoding methylmalonyl-CoA mutase, which yields MSKANFATVVIEDVLKQEQLTSTGSYVTNEGIEVNSVYNKEDIQNAKHLKDVAGIAPNTRGPYPTMYVARPWTVRQYAGFSTAEESNAFYRRNLAMGQKGLSVAFDLATHRGYDSDHPRVTGDVGKAGVAIDSVEDAKILFDGIPLDQMSVSMTMNGAVLPILAFYIVAAEEQGVSPDKLAGTIQNDILKEYMVRNTYIYPPAMSMKIIADIFEYTAKFMPKFNSISISGYHIQEAGATNDIELAYTLADGLEYVRTGLKAGIDIDAFAPRLSFFWAIGMNYYMEVAKMRAARRIWAQMMSTFNPKNSKSLALRTHSQTSGWSLTEQDPFNNVTRTLIEANAAAMGHTQSLHTNALDEAIALPTDFSARIARNTQLFLQEETGMTKVIDPWGGSYYVEKLTEELTEKAWALIEEIEALGGMAKAIETGLPKMKVEEAAAKRQAKIDSKTETIVGVNKYRLAEEDPIDILDIDNAIVRESQIARLEKMKATRDEAEVQKHLARLTKAAEDGSENLLAVAVDAARARASLGEISDAIEAVSGRHKAIIRSISGVYSANFSDDEMISEVKQMTEDFLEAEGRRPRILVAKMGQDGHDRGAKVVATGYADLGFDVDISPLFMTPEETAQMANENDVHCIGVSSLAAGHKTLVPELVAELKKLGREDIIVICGGVIPAQDYDYLYKAGAAAIFGPGTVIPVSAIRIIEEIYKKLGYEEVAE from the coding sequence ATGAGTAAAGCAAATTTCGCAACGGTTGTCATTGAAGATGTATTAAAACAAGAGCAACTTACTTCTACAGGCTCGTACGTGACAAATGAAGGCATCGAAGTGAATTCTGTCTACAATAAAGAAGATATTCAGAACGCAAAACATTTAAAAGATGTGGCTGGTATTGCACCAAATACTCGTGGTCCATATCCGACAATGTATGTAGCGCGTCCATGGACAGTGCGTCAATATGCAGGTTTCTCGACTGCGGAAGAATCAAATGCTTTCTACCGTCGTAACTTGGCAATGGGTCAAAAAGGTCTTTCAGTAGCATTCGACTTGGCAACACACCGCGGTTATGACTCGGATCACCCACGCGTAACAGGGGATGTCGGAAAAGCGGGCGTTGCGATCGATTCGGTTGAAGATGCGAAAATTCTGTTCGACGGCATTCCACTTGATCAAATGTCGGTATCGATGACGATGAACGGCGCGGTTTTACCGATTCTTGCATTCTACATCGTTGCAGCAGAAGAGCAGGGGGTATCGCCTGATAAATTGGCCGGTACGATCCAAAACGACATTTTAAAAGAATACATGGTACGTAACACATATATTTACCCACCGGCAATGTCGATGAAAATCATTGCAGACATTTTTGAGTATACGGCGAAATTCATGCCGAAATTCAACTCGATTTCCATTTCGGGTTACCATATTCAAGAAGCGGGTGCGACAAATGATATCGAGCTTGCCTATACATTGGCAGACGGTCTTGAATATGTACGTACAGGTTTAAAAGCGGGCATTGATATTGATGCATTTGCACCGCGTTTATCGTTCTTCTGGGCGATCGGCATGAACTATTACATGGAAGTTGCGAAAATGCGTGCAGCACGCCGTATTTGGGCACAAATGATGTCTACATTCAATCCGAAAAACTCGAAGTCTCTTGCACTGCGTACACACTCGCAAACTTCAGGCTGGAGTTTAACAGAGCAAGATCCGTTCAATAACGTAACTCGTACATTGATCGAAGCAAACGCGGCAGCGATGGGTCATACACAGTCACTTCATACGAACGCACTGGATGAGGCCATTGCTTTACCGACAGACTTCTCGGCTCGTATTGCACGTAATACACAGTTATTCCTGCAGGAAGAAACAGGAATGACAAAAGTAATCGATCCATGGGGCGGCTCGTACTATGTTGAAAAACTGACAGAAGAGCTGACAGAAAAAGCATGGGCATTAATCGAAGAAATCGAAGCGCTTGGAGGAATGGCAAAAGCGATCGAGACAGGACTTCCAAAAATGAAAGTTGAAGAAGCAGCGGCTAAACGCCAGGCGAAAATCGATTCAAAAACAGAAACGATTGTCGGCGTAAACAAATACCGTCTTGCTGAAGAAGATCCAATCGACATTTTGGATATCGACAATGCGATCGTACGCGAATCACAAATTGCACGTCTTGAAAAAATGAAGGCAACACGTGATGAAGCGGAAGTACAGAAACATTTAGCACGTTTAACAAAAGCGGCTGAAGACGGCTCTGAAAACTTATTGGCTGTTGCGGTGGATGCGGCAAGAGCACGTGCATCCCTTGGTGAAATCTCGGATGCGATTGAAGCAGTATCTGGCCGTCATAAAGCGATAATCCGTTCAATTTCAGGTGTCTACTCTGCAAACTTCTCGGACGATGAAATGATTTCAGAAGTGAAGCAAATGACAGAAGACTTCCTGGAAGCAGAAGGTCGCCGTCCACGTATTTTAGTGGCGAAGATGGGACAAGACGGACATGACCGCGGTGCGAAGGTTGTTGCAACCGGCTATGCGGACTTAGGTTTTGATGTCGATATTTCTCCATTGTTCATGACACCGGAAGAAACAGCGCAAATGGCAAATGAAAACGACGTACACTGTATCGGAGTATCTTCTTTAGCGGCGGGTCATAAAACATTAGTGCCTGAACTTGTAGCTGAATTGAAGAAATTAGGTCGCGAGGACATCATTGTCATCTGCGGCGGTGTAATCCCGGCCCAGGACTATGATTATCTGTATAAAGCAGGTGCAGCGGCGATCTTCGGACCAGGTACTGTAATTCCGGTATCGGCAATCCGTATTATTGAAGAAATTTATAAAAAGTTAGGTTATGAGGAAGTGGCAGAGTAG
- the mce gene encoding methylmalonyl-CoA epimerase — protein sequence MEKVDHIGIAVRNIEERITYYTETLGLKLLKMEEVESQQVKVAFIDAGNVKIELLEPMSEKSAIHGFLEKRGEGIHHVAFGVTGIRERMAELREKGVRLLSEEPGPGAGGAEVAFLHPKDSYGVLYELCDKSGKGDK from the coding sequence GTGGAAAAAGTGGATCATATCGGCATTGCCGTACGTAATATCGAAGAACGTATTACATATTACACAGAAACGTTAGGCTTGAAATTATTAAAGATGGAAGAAGTAGAATCTCAGCAAGTAAAAGTTGCTTTTATCGATGCAGGCAACGTAAAAATTGAGCTGCTTGAGCCAATGAGTGAAAAGAGCGCAATCCACGGCTTTTTGGAAAAGCGCGGAGAAGGCATTCACCATGTTGCATTCGGTGTAACAGGTATTCGCGAGCGCATGGCTGAACTTCGTGAGAAAGGTGTACGACTATTATCGGAAGAGCCAGGCCCAGGTGCTGGCGGCGCGGAAGTAGCATTTTTACACCCGAAAGACTCATATGGTGTACTTTATGAATTATGCGATAAAAGCGGAAAAGGGGATAAATAA
- a CDS encoding dihydrolipoamide acetyltransferase family protein yields the protein MTIQNIVMPQLGESVTEGKIERWLVQVGDKVNKYDPLAEVTTDKVSAEIPSSFAGVITELIANEGETLPVGAVVCTIEVEGSEMPPAPAEKKSNVSSAILNAGTQKKEEEKPAVKKEEKPVRTERKPGRFSPAVLALANEHDVDLAQITGTGAGNRITRKDVEAYVAAGKPTSQDISNDEQPTAFTEPKQESSSQAPAQGTTQAPASSSQPKQEIPVAAGDIEIPVTQVRKAIAKNMLRSTHEIPHAWMMMEVDVTELVEYRDSIKEDFKKKEGFNLTYFAFFLKAVSQALKEFPIINSVWAEDKIIQKKDINLSIAVATDDALFVPVIKNVDEKSIKGIAKEIHEYAHLVRNGKLKMEHMQGGTFTVNNTGSFGSVQSMGIINHPQAAILQVESIVKRPVIVQGNMIAPRSMVNLCLSLDHRILDGMICGKFLSRVKEILENVDKQKMSVY from the coding sequence ATGACAATTCAAAATATCGTCATGCCGCAACTTGGAGAAAGCGTGACAGAAGGTAAGATTGAACGCTGGCTTGTCCAAGTGGGAGATAAAGTAAACAAATATGATCCATTAGCAGAAGTAACAACAGATAAAGTAAGTGCCGAAATCCCTTCATCGTTTGCAGGGGTAATTACAGAGTTAATCGCAAACGAAGGCGAAACATTGCCGGTAGGCGCAGTTGTATGCACCATCGAAGTGGAAGGCTCTGAAATGCCGCCAGCACCGGCGGAAAAGAAGTCGAATGTCAGCTCGGCAATTCTTAATGCCGGTACACAGAAAAAAGAAGAAGAAAAACCGGCAGTGAAAAAAGAAGAAAAACCGGTGCGCACAGAACGCAAGCCTGGTCGTTTTTCTCCTGCTGTTTTAGCATTGGCAAACGAACATGATGTCGACTTGGCACAAATTACAGGCACAGGTGCAGGCAATCGAATCACAAGAAAAGATGTTGAAGCTTATGTTGCTGCAGGGAAGCCGACAAGTCAGGATATTTCGAATGACGAGCAACCAACAGCATTCACGGAGCCAAAACAAGAGTCGTCTTCACAAGCCCCAGCACAAGGCACAACTCAGGCACCGGCATCTTCATCCCAGCCAAAACAGGAAATTCCTGTTGCTGCCGGAGATATTGAAATTCCGGTTACGCAAGTGCGTAAAGCGATTGCGAAAAATATGCTGCGCAGCACACATGAAATTCCGCATGCGTGGATGATGATGGAAGTTGATGTAACAGAGCTTGTTGAATACCGCGACAGCATAAAAGAAGATTTCAAGAAAAAAGAAGGTTTCAACCTGACGTATTTTGCATTCTTCCTAAAAGCGGTCTCCCAGGCGCTAAAAGAATTCCCGATCATCAATTCGGTTTGGGCTGAAGACAAGATCATTCAGAAAAAAGATATTAATTTATCGATTGCCGTAGCAACCGATGATGCATTATTCGTACCGGTCATCAAAAATGTCGATGAAAAATCGATTAAAGGCATTGCGAAGGAAATTCACGAATATGCACATCTTGTACGCAACGGGAAACTGAAAATGGAGCATATGCAAGGTGGTACATTTACGGTCAACAATACCGGATCATTTGGTTCTGTTCAGTCAATGGGCATTATCAATCATCCGCAGGCAGCGATTTTGCAGGTGGAAAGTATTGTAAAAAGACCTGTAATAGTACAGGGTAATATGATTGCTCCACGCTCTATGGTGAATTTATGTTTATCTTTGGACCATAGAATTTTAGATGGCATGATTTGTGGTAAATTCTTATCTCGTGTGAAAGAAATTCTCGAAAATGTCGATAAACAGAAGATGTCAGTCTACTGA
- the meaB gene encoding methylmalonyl Co-A mutase-associated GTPase MeaB translates to MPQDEKSALFVMDGVKGGHDGMSYSNPKKFRKKKQDTLDLQTLAGEVRAGNRTSLAKAITLIESSNNAHKEEAQKLLQELLPYTGNSIRIGITGVPGAGKSSFIEAFGTMLCKMGKRVAVLAIDPSSSLSGGSILGDKTRMEELVRQENAFVRPSPSAGTLGGVHKKSRETMLLCEAAGYDVILIETVGVGQSETYVRGMVDFFLLLVLTGAGDELQGMKKGIMELADGIIVHKADGDNVRPARRTMQEYKQILHFLQPSTPGWLSTSLTVSSLEKTGLDKVWDMLMEFEQTIKQTNYWTIRRHEQTRDWFHTMITDHLIDSFYQNPERKKQVRSLEEEILHGQLTVTQGVNALFNEKNEGK, encoded by the coding sequence ATGCCACAAGACGAGAAGAGCGCTTTATTTGTCATGGATGGTGTGAAGGGTGGTCATGATGGTATGAGCTATTCAAACCCGAAAAAGTTCCGGAAAAAAAAGCAGGATACACTTGATCTACAGACGCTGGCAGGCGAAGTACGTGCGGGTAACCGTACTTCGCTCGCAAAAGCGATAACACTCATTGAAAGCTCGAATAATGCCCATAAGGAAGAAGCACAGAAGCTGCTGCAGGAGTTATTGCCATATACGGGCAATTCAATCCGAATTGGCATTACCGGTGTACCGGGTGCCGGGAAAAGTTCATTTATCGAAGCATTCGGTACGATGCTGTGCAAAATGGGCAAGCGCGTTGCGGTTCTTGCAATCGACCCGAGCTCATCACTTTCAGGGGGCAGTATTTTAGGGGACAAAACACGGATGGAAGAACTGGTACGCCAGGAAAATGCTTTTGTCCGTCCATCACCGAGTGCCGGTACATTGGGCGGTGTCCATAAAAAATCCCGTGAAACGATGCTGTTATGCGAAGCGGCAGGCTATGACGTCATTTTGATTGAAACAGTCGGTGTCGGTCAAAGTGAAACATATGTACGCGGCATGGTCGACTTCTTTCTGCTATTAGTCTTAACAGGTGCCGGAGATGAGCTACAAGGGATGAAGAAAGGCATTATGGAGCTTGCTGACGGCATTATCGTCCATAAAGCGGACGGGGACAATGTACGCCCTGCACGCCGGACAATGCAGGAATACAAGCAGATTCTTCATTTCCTTCAGCCGTCCACTCCTGGCTGGCTCAGTACGTCACTGACCGTATCGTCCCTTGAAAAAACGGGGCTCGACAAAGTATGGGATATGCTGATGGAGTTTGAGCAGACGATTAAACAGACGAATTATTGGACGATACGTCGCCATGAACAGACGCGCGACTGGTTCCATACGATGATTACCGATCATTTAATCGACTCGTTCTATCAAAATCCTGAACGTAAAAAGCAGGTCCGGTCACTTGAGGAAGAAATATTGCATGGACAGCTAACGGTTACACAAGGGGTTAATGCATTATTTAATGAGAAAAATGAAGGTAAATGA
- a CDS encoding thiamine pyrophosphate-dependent dehydrogenase E1 component subunit alpha: MTDTNITHEQLGLTNEDVLKMYETMLMARRIDERMWLLNRAGKIPFVISCQGQEAAQVGAAFALDHTKDYIAPYYRDMGVVLHFGMTAKDLMLSAFAKAEDPNSGGRQMPGHFGQKKNRILTGSSPVTTQVPHAVGVALAGKMQQKDFITFVTLGEGSSNQGDFHEGANFAGVHKLPVIIMVENNQYAISVPVERQLGCAQVSDRAIGYGMPGVTVDGKNPLEVYKVVKEAADRARRGEGPSLIETVSFRLTAHSSDDDDRQYRTAEDIAEGKAKDPIILFETYLKDNGIADDALLEEMNKKIMDTVNEATDYAENAAYASPEHALRFVYAEGEDA, from the coding sequence ATGACGGACACTAATATTACACATGAACAATTGGGATTGACGAATGAAGATGTACTGAAAATGTACGAAACAATGCTGATGGCACGCCGTATTGATGAGCGGATGTGGCTGTTGAACCGTGCAGGCAAAATACCATTTGTTATTTCATGCCAAGGACAGGAGGCGGCTCAAGTAGGTGCTGCCTTTGCCCTTGATCATACAAAGGATTATATTGCCCCGTATTATCGTGATATGGGGGTTGTCCTTCATTTTGGGATGACGGCAAAGGATTTAATGCTTTCGGCATTTGCGAAAGCGGAAGATCCGAACTCCGGCGGGCGTCAAATGCCGGGGCATTTCGGACAAAAGAAAAATCGTATACTTACGGGTTCTTCTCCTGTAACGACACAAGTACCGCACGCGGTCGGTGTCGCACTTGCAGGAAAAATGCAGCAAAAGGACTTTATCACATTTGTAACACTCGGTGAAGGATCGTCAAACCAAGGGGACTTCCATGAAGGAGCAAACTTTGCGGGTGTGCATAAACTGCCGGTTATTATCATGGTAGAAAACAACCAATATGCAATTTCTGTTCCGGTTGAGCGTCAACTGGGCTGTGCACAAGTATCAGACCGTGCAATCGGCTACGGGATGCCTGGTGTAACGGTAGACGGCAAAAACCCGCTGGAAGTATACAAAGTGGTGAAAGAAGCGGCTGATCGAGCACGTCGCGGTGAAGGGCCTTCACTGATCGAAACGGTTTCGTTCCGACTGACAGCCCATTCTTCGGATGATGATGATCGTCAATATCGTACAGCTGAGGATATTGCAGAAGGAAAAGCAAAAGACCCGATTATTTTATTTGAAACATACTTAAAAGACAACGGGATAGCGGACGATGCGCTATTGGAAGAAATGAATAAAAAAATTATGGATACTGTCAATGAAGCGACAGATTATGCAGAAAATGCAGCCTATGCCTCGCCAGAACATGCATTGCGTTTTGTGTATGCGGAAGGAGAAGATGCGTAA
- a CDS encoding BrxA/BrxB family bacilliredoxin has translation MNMDYDLFMQQITTTARAEMEAAGYEQLRTPEDVEAAFARKGTTLVMVNSVCGCAGGIARPAATHAVHYDKRPDHLVTVFAGQDKEATAAARYYFGEDHIPSSPSFILLKDGQVVGEVGRFEIEGHDPMSVVTNLQGHFEENCEEI, from the coding sequence ATGAACATGGATTATGATTTATTTATGCAACAAATTACAACGACTGCACGTGCAGAGATGGAAGCAGCAGGTTATGAACAACTGCGCACTCCGGAAGATGTGGAAGCAGCGTTTGCTCGTAAAGGAACAACTCTTGTTATGGTGAATTCTGTATGTGGTTGTGCTGGCGGTATTGCACGTCCTGCAGCAACACATGCTGTACATTACGATAAGCGTCCTGACCATTTAGTAACAGTATTTGCCGGTCAAGATAAAGAGGCAACAGCAGCTGCACGTTATTATTTCGGTGAAGATCACATCCCATCATCACCATCATTCATTTTATTGAAAGATGGACAAGTTGTAGGAGAAGTCGGCCGCTTTGAAATCGAAGGACATGACCCAATGAGTGTTGTAACAAACCTTCAAGGTCACTTCGAGGAAAACTGCGAAGAAATCTAA